Proteins co-encoded in one Amblyraja radiata isolate CabotCenter1 chromosome 24, sAmbRad1.1.pri, whole genome shotgun sequence genomic window:
- the lrig2 gene encoding leucine-rich repeats and immunoglobulin-like domains protein 2 has protein sequence MGFKMAAGPGLGLGLAVPLLCAAFILEAAAATACPPQCSCADGLVDCSRRRITEIPRQLPVWVTQLDLSHNRLISIKDAAFDGLDGLLEVKINYNLLSSIPQLGAAAANITMLSLTHNRLAELILMDLQPYSSLETLDLSSNMLSEIKTTSFPIMQLKNLHLNNNRIMVLEPGCFDNLSSTLLVLKLNRNKISVIQPKSFRLPHLQYLELKRNRIRIIESLAFHGLDSLKSLKLQRNEINELKDGAFWGLNEIEELDLEHNNLTEVTKGWLYGLKLLQQLHLSQNAIARISADAWEFCQKLTELDMTHNQLTRLDESTFMGLKLLENLNMGDNRVSYIADGVFNGLSNLLTLDLRNNEISWAIEDSNGAFTGLDKLQNLILQGSKITSITNKAFSGLTTLEYLDLSNNAIMSLQGNSFSQMILKEIVLNTSSLLCDCQLKWLPQFLIEKKFSHMVTAKCAHPVWLAGKSIFNIDVEDYICDDFPKPVFTAHPETTVALRGMNVSFTCIAGSSSDSPMAAAWRKDSELLYDAEILNFSSLREKDGEFIEYTTVLQLRNINFTDEGRYQCVVTNYFGSNYSNKAKLTVNELPLFMKTPMDLTIRTGAMARLECAAGGHPIPQIAWQKDGGTDFPAARERRMHVMPEDDVFFIANVKIEDMGMYSCMAQNAAGGISANATLTVLETPSFMRPLEDRTVARGETAVLQCIAGGSPTPRLNWTKDDGPLIVTERHFFAAANQLLIIVDAGPEDIGKYTCVMSNTLGTERGHIYLNVIPTSNCDPMQKSSVFEEDGWTTIGIVIIVVVVCVVGTSLVWVIVIYHMRRKSEDYSITHTDEMNLPPDIPSCLSSQGTLSEPQEGYSNSEAGSHQQLMASTAHGYIHKGTDGICYADTGSETDADILTTPLASNLHGRMGSLYTGRSNFHPSVPHEGLAQQTNPGGTSGPLIICSDCYDSTNMYGKNREYCPYAFLGEEESHDHTLTNVMGQFPKDSFTVQNQHEGTAVDSLITEADVSVYLTNHDRICNPTMTQQHHIDLCPRSSRGLNADSGLHTYPHYLHQPVNVHENPRALIEGDDEVEDGSEPSAASNRPTQRSSEQNIDSERTRAVHAYGATT, from the exons AGACTTGAGTCATAACCGATTAATTTCCATTAAAGATGCTGCATTTGATGGTCTTGACGGGCTGCTGGAAGT GAAAATCAACTATAATCTACTCTCCTCAATCCCTCAATTAGGAGCTGCAGCAGCTAACATTACCATGCTGTCATT GACACATAACCGGCTGGCAGAGTTGATTTTGATGGATCTTCAGCCATACAGCTCTTTGGAGACTTTAGATCTGAGTTCAAACATGCTTTCAGAAATCAAAACGACTTCGTTTCCAATAATGCAACTGAAAAACCT ACATTTGAACAACAACCGAATAATGGTCCTTGAGCCAGGTTGCTTTGATAATCTCTCCAGCACCTTGCTGGTCCTCAAACTGAACAGAAATAAAATTTCTGTCATTCAGCCAAAGAGCTTCCGGTTGCCTCATCTTCAGTATCT AGAACTAAAACGCAATAGAATCCGGATTATCGAGAGTCTTGCATTTCATGGCCTTGACTCGTTGAAGTCATTGAAACTGCAGCGCAATGAGATCAATGAACTCAAGGACGGTGCCTTTTGGGGGCTCAATGAAATTGAGGAGTT GGACTTGGAACACAATAATTTGACCGAAGTTACCAAGGGCTGGCTGTATGGCCTCAAACTCCTGCAACAGCTGCACCTGAGCCAGAATGCCATTGCCAGGATAAGTGCTGATGCCTGGGAGTTCTGTCAGAAACTGACTGAGCT GGACATGACCCATAACCAGTTGACTCGTTTAGATGAGTCTACATTTATGGGTTTGAAATTGCTTGAGAATTTGAACATGGGAGACAACCGAGTGAGTTACATCGCTGATGGAGTTTTTAACGGCTTGTCTAACCTGCTCACGCT TGATCTGAGGAATAACGAAATCTCATGGGCGATTGAGGATTCAAATGGTGCTTTCACTGGATTAGACAAGCTGCAAAATTT GATTCTGCAGGGAAGCAAAATAACGTCCATCACAAATAAAGCATTTTCTGGACTAACAACCCTTGAATACCT AGACTTGAGCAATAATGCCATAATGTCACTTCAAGGAAATTCTTTTTCTCAAATGATACTTAAGGAAAT TGTGCTGAACACTTCCAGTCTTTTGTGCGATTGCCAGTTGAAGTGGTTGCCTCAGTTTCTAATCGAAAAAAAGTTTTCGCACATGGTTACTGCCAAATGTGCTCATCCTGTGTGGCTAGCAGGAAAAAGCATCTTTAATATTGATGTGGAGGACTACATTTGTG ATGATTTCCCAAAGCCTGTGTTCACCGCCCACCCCGAAACCACTGTTGCACTGAGGGGGATGAATGTCAGCTTCACCTGTATAGCTGGCAGCAGCAGTGACTCCCCCATGGCTGCTGCGTGGAGGAAGGATAGCGAGTTGCTGTATGATGCAGAAATCCTCAACTTCTCCAGCTTGCGAGAGAAAGATGGCGAGTTTATTGAATACACCACCGTACTGCAGCTGCGGAACATCAACTTTACAGATGAGGGCCGCTACCAGTGTGTTGTCACAAATTACTTTGGCTCAAATTATTCCAACAAGGCAAAACTTACAGTGAATG AACTTCCCTTGTTTATGAAAACTCCCATGGATTTAACAATTCGAACGGGTGCGATGGCTCGGCTGGAGTGTGCTGCGGGGGGGCACCCAATACCACAGATTGCTTGGCAGAAAGACGGTGGGACGGACTTCCCTGCAGCACGGGAGAGGCGTATGCACGTCATGCCGGAGGATGATGTCTTCTTCATTGCAAACGTGAAAATTGAAGACATGGGCATGTACAGCTGTATGGCACAAAACGCCGCAGGAGGCATTTCTGCAAACGCTACGCTCACTGTCCTAG AAACTCCTTCGTTTATGCGACCATTGGAGGATCGGACTGTTGCCAGAGGGGAAACTGCAGTTCTACAGTGTATAGCTGGGGGGAGCCCGACACCACGCCTGAACTGGACCAAAGACGATGGCCCTTTGATTGTAACTGAGAGACATTTCTTTGCTGCTGCCAACCAGCTTCTGATCATTGTGGATGCGGGCCCAGAGGACATTGGGAAGTACACCTGTGTGATGTCCAACACACTCGGGACAGAGCGTGGTCACATTTACCTCAATGTGATTCCAActtcaaactgtgaccccatgcaAAAAAGTTCTGTCTTTGAGGAGGATGGCTGGACAACTATTGGAATAGTGATTATTGTTGTGGTGGTTTGTGTGGTGGGCACCTCGCTGGTATGGGTGATTGTTATCTACCATATGCGGCGCAAGAGTGAGGATTATAGTATCACACACACAG ATGAAATGAATTTGCCTCCCGATATTCCAAGCTGCCTGTCTTCCCAAGGAACTCTTTCTGAGCCTCAGGAAGGCTACAGCAACTCTGAGGCAGGAAGTCACCAGCAACTCATGGCATCTACTGCGCATGGCTATATACACAAAGGGACGGATG GTATTTGCTACGCAGACACTGGGAGCGAAACTGATGCGGACATTCTCACCACGCCACTTGCATCTAATCTGCATGGGCGGATGGGTTCCTTGTATACCGGCAGGAGCAATTTCCATCCAAGTGTGCCTCATGAAGGGCTTGCGCAGCAGACCAACCCAG GTGGTACTTCTGGACCATTGATCATTTGCTCAGACTGTTACGACAGCACCAACATGTATGGAAAGAACAGAGAGTACTGTCCATATGCATTCCTTGGAGAGGAGGAATCTCATGATCATACTCTAACCAATGTTATGGGACAATTTCCAAAAGACAGCTTTACAGTACAGAATCAGCATGAAGGCACAGCTGTAGATAGCCTGATCACAGAAGCTGACGTGTCTGTTTACCTGACAAACCACGATAGGATATGCAATCCAACTATGACTCAGCAGCATCACATTG acttgtgCCCACGGTCTTCACGAGGTTTGAACGCAGATTCGGGTCTGCACACGTATCCACACTATTTACATCAACCTGTGAATGTACATGAGAATCCACGGGCTCTCATAGAAGGTGACGATGAAGTGGAGGATGGATCTGAGCCCTCCGCAGCTAGTAACAGACCAACCCAAAGAAGCTCTGAGCAGAACATTGACAGTGAGAGGACTCGAGCCGTTCATGCCTATGGTGCCACCACGTAG